A genomic stretch from Juglans microcarpa x Juglans regia isolate MS1-56 chromosome 3S, Jm3101_v1.0, whole genome shotgun sequence includes:
- the LOC121257560 gene encoding uncharacterized protein LOC121257560 isoform X2: MSHTHENETSKCFLNHFLYFLLLSVRNFFRSHILSQILSSFLSFFFFFFPFFFLTYEMSSLCFSFRILLSSQWRRKNLCFVIFLRSRSKISFIPSAVSSSTSDDSVPTPKQSQQLRNDPSEGQYKLAVTPKLNETSGVPKPRSWFGPSGQYIRELPCPTCRGRGYTPCTECGIERSRLDCSQCNGKGIMTCRQCLGDCVIWEESIDERPWEKARSTSPLKMKEDDEVDNLELKMGKKKKAKRVYPSPRPEVGLKISRSLKSLNAKTGLFSKRMKIIHSDPTLQAQRVAAIKKAKGTAAARRRASEALKAFFSDPENRHKRSIAMKGVRFYCRNCGREGHRRHYCPELRDSLIGRQFKCRLCGEKGHNRRTCQNSRSSNNGNTVTRNHRCRQCRQSGHNRRTCPQITGVKLSGTHVKRGLHIGNRTYTCRLCGEKGHNIRTCPRRIINPLMINPQAEEGK; the protein is encoded by the exons ATGAGCCACACGCATGAAAATgaaacctcaaaatgctttcttaatcattttttatatttccttCTCCTTTCCGTTCGAAACTTTTTTCGTTCACATATCCTTTCGCAgattctctcttcttttctttctttctttttttttttttttccttttttctttttaacttatGAAATGTCCTCGCTCTGTTTCTCATTTCGAATTCTGCTGTCATCTCAATGGAGGCGCAAAAACTTGTGTTTCGTGATATTCCTCCGTTCCAGGAGTAAGATTAGCTTCATCCCAAGCGCTGTTTCCTCCTCTACCAGTGACGATTCCGTTCCAACTCCCAAACAAAGCCAGCAG TTGCGTAATGATCCATCCGAAGGGCAATACAAGCTCGCTGTTACTCCAAAGCT GAATGAGACTTCTGGTGTACCCAAACCACGGTCCTGGTTTGGTCCAAGTGGGCAGTACATCAGAGAGCTACCCTGCCCAACTTGCCGGGGCAGAGGTTATACTCCTTGTACAGAGTGTGGAATAGAAAGATCAAGATTAGACTGTTCACAATGTAATGGGAAG GGTATAATGACTTGTCGACAGTGTTTGGGCGATTGTGTCATATGGGAAGAGTCAATTGATGAGCGACCATGGGAGAAAGCTCGCTCTAC ttctcctctcaaaatgaaggaagatgatgaagttGACAATTTAGAGCTTAAGATGGGCAAGAAGAAAAAAGCAAAGCGTGTTTACCCATCACCACGTCCTGAAGTCGGATTAAAAATTAGCCGATCACTGAAA AGTCTCAATGCCAAAACAGGTCTATTTAGCAAGAGAATGAAAATTATCCATAGCGATCCTACACTTCAAGCACAAAGAGTTGCTGCAATTAAG AAAGCCAAAGGAACAGCTGCAGCACGAAGGCGTGCTTCTGAAGCTTTAAAAGCTTTCTTTAGTGATCCGGAAAACCGTCACAAGAGGAGCATTGCTATGAAAG GAGTAAGATTTTACTGCAGAAATTGTGGACGTGAGGGGCACAGGAGACACTACTGTCCAGAACTGAGGGATAGTTTGATCGGTAGACAGTTCAAGTGTCGGTTGTGTGGAGAAAAGGGCCATAACAGAAGAACCTGCCAAAACTCAAGGTCAAGCAATAATGGAAACACGGTTACAAGGAATCATCGTTGCAGACAGTGCCGTCAAAGTGGCCACAATCGCAGGACTTGCCCTCAGATAACAGGGGTAAAGCTGAGTGGTACTCATGTCAAAAGAGGCTTGCACATTGGAAACAGAACATACACTTGCCGATTATGCGGAGAAAAAGGGCACAATATTAGGACATGCCCTCGGAGAATTATAAATCCCTTGATGATTAATCCTCAAGCCGAAGAAGGAAAGTGA
- the LOC121257561 gene encoding triphosphate tunnel metalloenzyme 3-like, producing MEVEVKLRLLDSVSHQKLSSFLSPFHTKTLIQENIFFDGSNSELSSNLAILRVRFSRPNGHNPQTILSLKAKPVISDGIFRMEEVEEPLDPTLARACIAEPWRLLSVDSSAIIRRVKEEFGLGGRGKGLVCLGGFRNVRAVYEWQGLKLEVDETNYDFGTCYEVECESDDPERDKRLIEKLLEENGIGFSYSETSKFAVFRSGKLPSYAK from the coding sequence ATGGAAGTCGAGGTCAAGCTCCGGCTCCTTGACTCCGTCTCCCACCAAAAGCTCTCCTCCTTCCTCTCCCCTTTTCAcaccaaaaccctaatccaagAGAACATTTTTTTCGACGGCTCCAACTCCGAGCTCTCCTCCAATCTCGCCATTCTACGCGTCCGCTTCTCCAGACCCAACGGCCACAATCCCCAGACTATCCTCTCCCTCAAGGCCAAACCCGTAATTTCGGACGGAATATTTCGCATGGAAGAGGTAGAAGAGCCCCTGGACCCCACCCTCGCCCGCGCTTGCATCGCCGAGCCTTGGCGTCTCTTATCCGTGGATTCCTCGGCGATAATTCGTCGAGTGAAGGAAGAGTTCGGGCTTGGAGGGAGGGGGAAAGGGCTGGTGTGCTTGGGCGGGTTCAGGAACGTGAGGGCGGTGTATGAATGGCAAGGGTTGAAGCTCGAGGTGGACGAGACGAACTACGATTTCGGGACGTGTTACGAGGTGGAATGCGAGAGCGACGATCCGGAGAGGGATAAGAGGTTGATTGAGAAGTTGTTGGAGGAGAATGGGATTGGGTTTTCGTATTCGGAGACTTCCAAGTTCGCGGTTTTCCGTTCCGGGAAGTTGCCATCGTACGCCAAATAA
- the LOC121257560 gene encoding uncharacterized protein LOC121257560 isoform X1 translates to MSHTHENETSKCFLNHFLYFLLLSVRNFFRSHILSQILSSFLSFFFFFFPFFFLTYEMSSLCFSFRILLSSQWRRKNLCFVIFLRSRSKISFIPSAVSSSTSDDSVPTPKQSQQLRNDPSEGQYKLAVTPKLWNETSGVPKPRSWFGPSGQYIRELPCPTCRGRGYTPCTECGIERSRLDCSQCNGKGIMTCRQCLGDCVIWEESIDERPWEKARSTSPLKMKEDDEVDNLELKMGKKKKAKRVYPSPRPEVGLKISRSLKSLNAKTGLFSKRMKIIHSDPTLQAQRVAAIKKAKGTAAARRRASEALKAFFSDPENRHKRSIAMKGVRFYCRNCGREGHRRHYCPELRDSLIGRQFKCRLCGEKGHNRRTCQNSRSSNNGNTVTRNHRCRQCRQSGHNRRTCPQITGVKLSGTHVKRGLHIGNRTYTCRLCGEKGHNIRTCPRRIINPLMINPQAEEGK, encoded by the exons ATGAGCCACACGCATGAAAATgaaacctcaaaatgctttcttaatcattttttatatttccttCTCCTTTCCGTTCGAAACTTTTTTCGTTCACATATCCTTTCGCAgattctctcttcttttctttctttctttttttttttttttccttttttctttttaacttatGAAATGTCCTCGCTCTGTTTCTCATTTCGAATTCTGCTGTCATCTCAATGGAGGCGCAAAAACTTGTGTTTCGTGATATTCCTCCGTTCCAGGAGTAAGATTAGCTTCATCCCAAGCGCTGTTTCCTCCTCTACCAGTGACGATTCCGTTCCAACTCCCAAACAAAGCCAGCAG TTGCGTAATGATCCATCCGAAGGGCAATACAAGCTCGCTGTTACTCCAAAGCTGTG GAATGAGACTTCTGGTGTACCCAAACCACGGTCCTGGTTTGGTCCAAGTGGGCAGTACATCAGAGAGCTACCCTGCCCAACTTGCCGGGGCAGAGGTTATACTCCTTGTACAGAGTGTGGAATAGAAAGATCAAGATTAGACTGTTCACAATGTAATGGGAAG GGTATAATGACTTGTCGACAGTGTTTGGGCGATTGTGTCATATGGGAAGAGTCAATTGATGAGCGACCATGGGAGAAAGCTCGCTCTAC ttctcctctcaaaatgaaggaagatgatgaagttGACAATTTAGAGCTTAAGATGGGCAAGAAGAAAAAAGCAAAGCGTGTTTACCCATCACCACGTCCTGAAGTCGGATTAAAAATTAGCCGATCACTGAAA AGTCTCAATGCCAAAACAGGTCTATTTAGCAAGAGAATGAAAATTATCCATAGCGATCCTACACTTCAAGCACAAAGAGTTGCTGCAATTAAG AAAGCCAAAGGAACAGCTGCAGCACGAAGGCGTGCTTCTGAAGCTTTAAAAGCTTTCTTTAGTGATCCGGAAAACCGTCACAAGAGGAGCATTGCTATGAAAG GAGTAAGATTTTACTGCAGAAATTGTGGACGTGAGGGGCACAGGAGACACTACTGTCCAGAACTGAGGGATAGTTTGATCGGTAGACAGTTCAAGTGTCGGTTGTGTGGAGAAAAGGGCCATAACAGAAGAACCTGCCAAAACTCAAGGTCAAGCAATAATGGAAACACGGTTACAAGGAATCATCGTTGCAGACAGTGCCGTCAAAGTGGCCACAATCGCAGGACTTGCCCTCAGATAACAGGGGTAAAGCTGAGTGGTACTCATGTCAAAAGAGGCTTGCACATTGGAAACAGAACATACACTTGCCGATTATGCGGAGAAAAAGGGCACAATATTAGGACATGCCCTCGGAGAATTATAAATCCCTTGATGATTAATCCTCAAGCCGAAGAAGGAAAGTGA